The sequence TTCGGAACTGTCTCCATGGCATTGAGACAAACGTTGCTGTTTATTAAAAATTGTTTCTGTTTTCTGACGGATAGATGCAAATACCATCCCAAAGTTGCTCTCGGGAAACATGTTGCGCAGCAGTTTTCAAAATAAAATACATTGAGCGCTTCCTTTACTCTTCAACGCCACCCTTAAATAAAAACGGTCTTCGCCAATAACCGATTTTAAGATTTTTTACTCGGCTTTCGGAAGTTTCAAACCCACAAATGACGAGGCATTTAGCCCATCGAAAATGAGTTTCTACAAAGGCAAAAACGACGCCAAAAAATCACAATTAACAATTAAATTACATTTGATTTTTTCGACATAAAGGCTATCTATTTGATTTCCTGAAGTCATAAATCCCATCTATATCGTATAGAAAATTTCGCTTTGCCAGTTTTCTTATGTACCTCTATGTTTGCAGTACAAATTATAACAAACAACTAAAATTTTATATCATGTCACAGATTGGTAAACAAATCGTAGATTTTAAAGCGCAAGCTTTCGTAAACAACGGATTTCAGGAAGTAACTAAAGAAGATGTCGTAGGCCGTTGGTCAGTATTCTTCTTCTACCCTGCCGACTTCACTTTTGTATGTCCTACTGAATTGGAAGATTTGGCAAACCTGTATGAAGAGTTCAAAGCTGTTGATTGCGAGATCTTCTCTGTTTCAACCGACACTCACTTCGTACACAAAGCATGGCACGATACTTCTGATACTATCAAAAAAATTAAATACCCAATGTTGGCTGACCCAACAGGTGTATTGTCAAGAGGTTTTGATGTAATGATCGAAGAAGTAGGTTTGGCAGAACGCGGAACTTTCATCGTAAACCCACAAGGTGAAATCGTAGCTTACGAAGTTGTAGCCGGAAACGTAGGTCGTAACGCTGAAGAATTGCTTCGTCGCTTGAAAGCTCTTCAGTTTGTAGCTGCTCACCCAGCAGAAGTTTGTCCTGCAAAATGGAAAGAAGGCGCAGCAACATTGCAACCAAGCATCGATTTGGTTGGCAAAATCTAATTGCTAAGAAATTAAAACTTAACAGGGAGAATTTGCAATCAGAGTTCTCCCTGTTTTTTTAAACAAAACAGCCATGTTAAATCAAGGATTAAAAGACCAGGTAAAAGCTGTTTTTGCCGGTCTGAAAAACAATTATACTTTTCAGGTTACTGCAGCCGCATCGCACCCAAGCAAAGCTGACTTGGTGAGCCTGCTCGAAGATGTTGCCTCGTGCTCTGAAAAGATCAATGTTCAGCAAACAGAAGGCGAAGGACTTTCCTTCAACATTTTGAAAAACGGCGAAGCAAACCCGATTACTTTTCGGGCTATTCCAAACGGACACGAGTTTACGACCTTGTTGCTTGCCGTATTGAACCTGGACGGAATCGGGAAAAACCTGCCCGACGAAGCCATGACCAAACGTATTCAGGCATTGAAAAATCCGGTTCAGCTGAAAAGCTACATTTCGTTGACTTGTACCAACTGTCCGGATGTAGTGCAGGCTTTGAATATCGTTGCTATTCTGAATCCGAATATTCAACACGAGTTGATTGACGGAGGAATTAACCAGGAAGAAGTTGAAAAACTAAATAT is a genomic window of Mangrovibacterium diazotrophicum containing:
- the ahpC gene encoding alkyl hydroperoxide reductase subunit C; translated protein: MSQIGKQIVDFKAQAFVNNGFQEVTKEDVVGRWSVFFFYPADFTFVCPTELEDLANLYEEFKAVDCEIFSVSTDTHFVHKAWHDTSDTIKKIKYPMLADPTGVLSRGFDVMIEEVGLAERGTFIVNPQGEIVAYEVVAGNVGRNAEELLRRLKALQFVAAHPAEVCPAKWKEGAATLQPSIDLVGKI